The following DNA comes from Rosa rugosa chromosome 5, drRosRugo1.1, whole genome shotgun sequence.
ttccttgtaagactctgattctatgtttgtaatcctctatatgtAAAAGGTcctctattatcaataaaagcaCAATTCATTCTCTCTTAATTCTCTGTATTATTCTCTCTGGATCTCTTTTCCTAAAACAAAAACTTATATATTATTGTGGGACCCATTATTAATCTAACAAGAGAAATAAATGATCATGCTAAAGTTGGGTGTCAAATTTGATATGAAGACTTCAATTTGTTATTGTGCATCGCCATATCAACTTTGACAAATGGGATGGAATTATGATCAGCCAAATACATGTCCACCAGGCAAGTAATAACTCTAGTGGAGTTGCTCTTAACAGTTTGGAGGTGGAGTTCATTCTCCATGTTCTTGAACAAAAATAAGGAGGTATTGCGCGTACACTGATATTGATGAATAGTTAATACCAAGTTAACCACCTTGCTTGAGGTAAAGATGATCATGATGACATAATAGACAACTCATTAATCATTTTTTTCCCTTCCTGGTAAATTCTGAGATATTGTCAATACTGGCTTTGGTACAGTTTTCAACCATGGTTGGAATACATCAACcactttccctctctctctggtTGGATATTAGCTGTCAAATAAACCTCAAAatataaaacaacaaaaaagaattaacttttttgattttatttcgaaaaacGTTTTCTTTCGACTTTATAAAAACACTTTGAAAGGTATagtttttccttctctctccCGTCTTCCCCCCCCCCTCCTCCCAGCTTTCATTTCAGACTCTCTCCCAAACTTCCGTCCTTCCTTCGgctccgatctctctctctctctctgtctctctctcttaatGTTCATTCAATTTAAGTCCTGCAAGTGAAATCCCATGTTTCTTTGTAATTCACTGATTGAGAGAAGTTTCCGGTACGAATAGTTTGACTTTTGTGTAAAGTTTCACACTTTATAAAGTAAAATCCAAGAGTGTGAGCCATAAAGTTTCACTCTTtaaggagaagagaagacacTGAAATAGCTACAGAAGGAAGGAGTACCTTTTGGATGTGGGTTTTCAGGGACTCTCTCTGCCTTATGCTTTAAACCCAATATGATTGCTAGCTCTCTCTGCAATGCAACCTCCAGGTTCTCGGTGAGTTTCACACAACTTTCTTTTCAACTTGTtcatttttttgagaaaaaagaaaacagacgCTACTTGTTTAGCATACAAATTGTTGTAATTGTCTGTATCAAATAAATTCTGCAAATAATGAAGAAGCTTCTTTGTGATGTACTGGATCAATGAGCTTGGTTTTGTTGCGTTATTGTTATTCTAAAATTTCATCTTGCTTTTTCTGCAATATGTGTGTATTTGGTATTAGTAGAGATACTCTTTGATATTAAATAGGTAGGAAGATTGTGTACGCCAATTAAAACTATGTTCATCGTTCAATTCATGCACAGTATATAAGTCTGTTGTCTGGACCCACACCAAAAATATCATTTGATTGTTTCAGTTTGTTTTCAATAATCCAAATCCACTCACAGGAGCTAATCTATGATTCTgatcttgtgttttttttttttttttttggtattatataCTAAAACCCCATTCAATTTAGCGTTTGGTTGGTTAATGTCTGTGGATTAATGAAATCATGGATCTTTGGTCCATTGTAAAAGACTTTGAGTTTTCAAATATAAAATACCCTGCATTATTCTTCACCTAAAAAAGCATGGTATTAGTTTATTATGAGTAGGTGACTGTGTTTTTCATTCTACGATAGAGCTGTTGTCTGTTTGTTAGTCTACTAGTTTTTAATTGgtgatttcaattttttttaatatgctAGCTTCAATGGTCTATGTATTTTATATTACATCCCGAGTATGGAATAGAGGGTAAACCTCTGACCAAAATAGTGAATGTCTTGTTTATAATATAAACATTAATAATGGAGTGATAGCTTGCATGCCGTCGTCGTGTATAGTTTGTATAAAACTTAGCTATCTTTGGGGGAAgatttaatttgattaatttaAAGAAGACAGAGAATGACATTAAGCTTGTTAATAGACTAATTACGGTATTCCTGGATTCTTCGTTTATCAAGATCAAACTTATCAGAGGGTCGACTGTTATCTTCTATTCCTCTAGGCAATGCCACACGGGTGCCTTCCTGCAGGTTGTACCCATGTGCGAGACGATTTTCTTGTGTTATGTACGACTTTTATTGAACCTTTTGCATTAATAAGCCACATTGGAAGTGAAGGATGAACCGTCATGCACAACACCCTCATGCATATCCTTCCTAACAAACTGAAAGATGTGTTCCTTCACCATTATGCACAACACCCTCATGCATATCCTTCCTAACAAACTGAAAGATGTGTTCTAAATGTGAAACGTTATGATAAAAATGTTAGATAGTTATGTATACCCAAATTACAGATTGCTTGCTACACTCTTTAGTATTTTACTGGCATTAGAAGGACCTTGATGACTTGTTTTCTTCTGGAGACTGTCATGTTGTATTGGAACTGGGAAAAGTGTCAGGTTAACAATGATTGTTTGGATGTGAGCTTTTGTTTATACTATTCTACTCTTAGgcatagtgatttatctttcTGCTGTTAAACTAGGGAGAAGAAGGGATTGATGTAAGAAAGATGACAGAACACAAAAGAAGCCCCTGCTCTGTTGACCAAAGCAGTGTTACTGCTCTTGCATCTAAGCGACATAAGACTGATTTATCCATGTCAACAAAGGTTTATTTTCCTTCCTTTCCCTCCTTTTAATCTCTGTTCTTGAGTTGTGGACCTTGTAAATTTATTTGATATCTGTGTTTTTAtgtctagaaaaaaaaattgttgtagaAATTTATTGATGTGCAAAACTTTCGTTACTCTTTTGCaacttttttcttgttcctttttttctCTGTGTAATGGGTGTTTGGGAGCCATTCTGGCTTCAGACAGCCACCAGTTTAAGCTTTTGAAGTTCAAGGTTTCACCTTGAGGCATCAGAATTGTCTTTAATATGTCAAATACAGTTTCAATTACtacatttgattttggtttagaTCCATGCTAAGTTGCTTATCATTGCTGCTGTTGATTAGAAACTGCTCTACTTTTTATGTAATTTCTTAGATGCTTCAGACGTTATTTTTGAAACTGCAATAGTAGAGAACAGGGGACAACCTTTAGCAACCAATGTAGTGAGTTATTTTGAAAAGAATATCTCAAGGCAATTTCCCCAATGTTAATACTTTGATGTAGATCAATGGGGCGGAAAGAAAAAGAACTTGAAATGtcacttctttttcttttaaatattACATTCTACCTACGTTTCAGCACTTATCCCCACGCTACTTGTCTTTTgatgctttttctttttgttctgctTTTAGGAGAGAAAAGAGAAGTTTGGTGAACGAATTGTGGCTCTACAACAGCTTGTTTCTCCATATGGAAAGGTACATAGAATAAATGAATCATTCACTTTAGTGCATGAAACTGTTGAAGCATAATTCAGAATTGTGGCATCACGGCATTAATCGTTTCCTATCAACTCATCTCTTGGAATTAATATTTTACATTTCTTGGGTCCATGAGATTTCCGGTATAACTACAAAAGTACAAAGTGATACAGAATGTTCATGCTATATTTCTTCTCATTTAGTTTCCAATACTAAAATGTTATTTTTATATATCTGTGCCTAAACTCCAAAGTTGCCTTCATTTTATTGCAGACAGATACAGCTTCTGTCTTACTGGAGGCAATGGA
Coding sequences within:
- the LOC133710718 gene encoding transcription factor bHLH153 isoform X1; this encodes MIASSLCNATSRFSGEEGIDVRKMTEHKRSPCSVDQSSVTALASKRHKTDLSMSTKERKEKFGERIVALQQLVSPYGKTDTASVLLEAMDYIRFLHEQVKVLSAPYLQSTPTAKMQELHPYSLRSRGLCLVPVDCTVGVAQSNGADIWAPIKTTSPKFENVTSNFH
- the LOC133710718 gene encoding transcription factor bHLH153 isoform X2 yields the protein MIASSLCNATSRFSGEEGIDVRKMTEHKRSPCSVDQSSVTALASKRHKTDLSMSTKERKEKFGERIVALQQLVSPYGKTDTASVLLEAMDYIRFLHEQVKELHPYSLRSRGLCLVPVDCTVGVAQSNGADIWAPIKTTSPKFENVTSNFH